The Methylophilus sp. TWE2 region ATTTGACCAGGGTCTTTCTTGATCTTCGTTCCGTGCATGAGCGTGCCCCGTACCACGATATGTGGAAATTCTGTGCCTTGCAGGCCCGTCATTCCACACTTGATGTGGAGTCCAGTGTCTTTGGTATGTCATGGAGGTAACGACGCTGGATTCCGTTTTACAACGGAATGACGGCTAGGGTGCTGGATACCAGCGTTCGCTGGTATGACGAGAAGCTGCCATTCAGCACTTGACTTGAGTCTGCCCCGTACTTCGATACGGGGGAATCCAGTGTCTTTGTAATGTCATGGGGCTAACGCCGCTAGATTGCGTTTTGAAAATGAATGACGGCTGGTGAGCTTGACACCTGTGTTTGCTGGAATGACGACACTCATCATTCATTCTGTACTTGATAAAGAATCAAGTTTCTTTTGTGTTGGAGTTAACGCCTCTGGATTCTGTTTTGCAACGGAATGACAGTTTCGCCAGTCGATAGTGGCCTTCGCCGGTATATCATGCTATGACGTCATTCCGAACTGAGATTCGGAATCTAGAGTCTTTTTCCTCGTCATTCCTTGCCTGGACAAGGAATCCAGTGTCTTTCGTATTTTCGGTAACATCGCTGGATTCCGTTTCACAACGGAATGACAGCTGGGCAGTTGGATGGGCTAACACTAATTTATAAAAGTCCCTCATACAAATCATTCCAATATGGATTGGTCGTTTCAATGAGTTCGACTTTCCACTGTCTTTTCCACGCTTTGAGTTGTTTTTCACGTGCAATGGCAGCCTGCATGGTGGTTGCCTGCTCATACCAAACTAAATGATGTACATGATATTTTTTAGTGAAGCCATCAATTAAATTCGATTTATGGTCCCATACACGTTTTACCAGGTTTGAGGTTACGCCAACATACAGTGTGCCGTTTCTTTGGCTGGCTAGCATGTAGACACAAGGTTGCATGGGCGTTCGAAAGCTTTTTGAGAGTGCATAATATTAACTTTTTATTGGTTCATAGTATATGAGATGCTTCGCACGCAAATCTTCTACCGCTTTTGAGGTACTTTTGAACGATGCTGGATACCAGCTTCCGCTGGTATGACGAGAACCTGTCATTCCACACTTGACTTGAACCTGCTCCGTACCACGATAAGAGGGAATCAAGTGTTTTTTTCCTTCGTCATTCCTTGCGCCGACAAGGAATCCAGTGACTTTGGTGTGAGGGTTTAGCGCCGCTGGATACCAGCTTTTGCTGGTATGACAACCTCCTCCCTCGAGCTGTACTAGACGTGAGCCTGCCCCTTGCTTCGACAAGGTAGAAATCGAGCATTTTCTTGAATTTGAGATCAAACCTTCAGCTATCTAACGGGTAGATATCTGGCAGTTGAAATATTGCAATTTTGACCTGCCTTTTAACTAAAGTTTTGCCGCTGACTGCCGAAATTATTGTTAAGCGCTTTGCTTAATCGATAATAAAGAAAGGTAAGCCATGGCAGTCATAGAGCAAGCAATTTTGAGTTCAGGTATTATCGCTACTGCGATTTGGTTAGGTGGAAGTATGGCGGATTTATTTGCTAACATTTTCGAATTGCCATTTTTCAAATAATTTCAAAAATGGTTTATTTCAGCCACACATGGTGGTTGAAATAAACCTTTCCTAATCATTTGACCATGAATAATTAGCATGGTCATGCGCATCATTCCTTAGAGTTAGCCAATTATGCTATCTTTCAGCCTGCAAAAATTCACCATCCGCCGTGTTTGATTAAAAAAACGTTTATTACTGTTGTTTGGTATGAAAATTGCATACTCAACACGAATTTTATCTAAAAGAAATATAAAGCAATAATGTATCCTAGACTGGCTTGTTTTGTTTTTTTGATGTTCGCACTGTTGGGTGTAGTGCATGCTAAAAATGTTTCGACGATTTATGTTGAGGCAGGCTTTTCTGTTCCAGTTCAGTTGCCCGAACCGGCAACTACCATTGCCATAGGCAATCAAGAGATCATTTCAACCAGTACGCTTAAGCCAGATTTGATCATTGTTAATGGTCAGACTGCGGGCGCAACCTCAATCACGGTGTTTGGCCGCAGCGGCAAGCTCTATGAGTATAGGGTACAGGTAGGTAACGATATTACCCAGTTGCGGTCAATGATTCGCTCACTTGAAAAAAATGTAACCGTGGAAGATTTAAACGGGACTATTGTGCTCAAAGGCACAGTTTCTAATCCTACCGCACTTATCAGAGTGCTTACCTTGGCAGATCGTTTTGTGACCGGCAACAATTCATTGCCCGATTTTTCTGTGATCAGTGATCGTGGTGGTGTTTTGTCAGGGAACCTGCAAGAGTATGAAACCGGAGTGAATGAGGAGATTAGCGGAGTTTCTCCTGACCCAAGGTTATCAATTCCAACAATACCGCTAGCGGGTGGGGCTGGCGCAGGTGGCGCAGGCGGCGGGGGAGCAGGTGCAGGCGGTGGTGGCGCAGGCGGCGGTGGTTTGCGCGGTGGTGGCGTAGCCGGGGCTTTGCGCCAGCCACTGATGCCGATTAAAGGGAATTTGGCGCAAAATATATCTCGAGGCGAAATCGTGGTTGTTGGTAATGGACGCGTGATGAGCCTGATCAAAGTCGCCAAACAACCTAAAGTTGAAATTCAGATGCAAATTATCGGGATTGATCGTAATAAAACCGATTCATATGGGCTGGATTGGCGCTTGGATACCCAGTCAAATGGGCGTGTTGTTACGGTTGGGAGTGTAATGGGCGATGTCTCGCCATCTGGAGGCAATAGTCCGGATCAACTCGCAAATAACGGTTTCGATCCTGGAAATTCTTCAATATTTGCTTTCGTAAATAATCCTGGCAAGTATGCTCTGTCAGCATTTATGCGCTTTTTGCAGCAAAAAGGGGCAGCAAAAACACTTTCCAACCCTTTGGTAACAGCTGTTAGTGGCGAGTCGGCAAGCTTTCTTGTTGGTGGGAATATTCCAATTCCCGTGCAAACTCAGACTGTGAACCAAGTCACTGCTACAACAGCTACGAATGTGCGCTTTATTCAGTTTGGCCTTAAATTGATTGTGAGACCGACTGTACTAGAGAACGGCAAAATTTCAATTGTTTTGGATCAATCTATTTCTGAACCTGATTATTCTCAGTCAATTACACTGCTTGGTGCCAGAATTCCTGGCTTCAATCAGAGAAGTGTAAGCACGCTGACCGAATCTGCAAGTGGGGAAACGTGGGCGGTCGCTGGCTTACTTTCAGAGGAGAATACGCGAAACCTCTCCCAAATTCCATGGTTATCTAAAGTGCCAGTGCTTGGATGGTTGTTTAAAAACAGCAGTGACGCCAAAACCAGAAATGAATTAATGATTCTTGTGAATGCAAGAGTTATTGAGGGTGACAACAACACCAAGACCAGTTTTGAGGGTGAAGGTGATTTGGCCCCTTCAGATAATGGCGGAAGTGCTGAACAGGATAACATTCCACTACCCGAGGAGGGTGGGCAGCTTAACAAGTCTGTCAATGTTAACGAAGAGCCAAGAAAATCTAGATTAAACACTGGCAATACTAATGATCAGGTTCGTTCTTTGGACTTACCTGAAGTCATCGCACCTCCCGTTAATAGGGGCCCCAAAAAACCTAAATACAAAGAGCAGCCTCCAGCTGAGACTGGTGAGTCATATATAAATCAGGATTCGTTGGCCATTTACTCACCGGTTATCAAGGATTTACTGTCAAGACCTTTGCCTCGTGCGGGTCAAGAGCATCAGGTCGTTGCAACAAGCGCCAAGCTGATTGGTATTGAGGGAAAACTCATTTCTTATGAGGAGTTTCCTAATCCTGTCTTTGCCAACAATGAGCAAATCCAGAGTCCTGCTGAAAACAAGCCCGGTGTAGATGGCACTGTGACTGATATCAACCAATATAGCTTGACGTCAGTAAATCAGTTTTCTGACAGTCATTTTAAAAATGACCAGCTTCATGTTGAAATGGCTAACGGCTCTGCGTGTTCTGGCTTTTCTACCAACCATTTAGGCTCGGGTAGCACATTGGCTGGTCACTGGATGGCAGGTTTGATATTTACTCCGATTCACGCAAAAATCATGAACGATTCGGACGGCACGTACACTGCTCCAATTTTTGCACAGGGCTTTGAAGCATTGAGTGCAAAAAAATGACCGATATGCATTATTAATTATGTGAGCCCATATGACTGCTTTAGGTAAATATTTAAATCAACTCTCTTTAACCAGAATTTTGCTTTCGTTATTTCTGTTGTTTCTTGTGGCAGCCTGTACGCAGCAACCTGTCCTTCCAAGTAACCCTGCTGCACCCATGCCTGAGAACGTCTCTTTTGAAGATCAAACACAGAAGCAAATACAATCATCAAGGCAGTGGCAAATCGTGGCTGAAGATATGGCCGAGCAGCTTGCACAGACTATTCAGCATAATAACTGGACCAAAAGTACATTCCATGTATTTCCACAGTCAAAGCCAACGACGTTTACCCGGGCATTTAATGATTTTTTGATTACCTCTTTAGTGAATAAAGGGGTGAAAGTCACTACTGTCAAAACAGCCAGTCGCGTTTTTAATTATAAAATTCAGCTGGTTGAGTATAATTCGCTCAGGAGTACGATGCTGAGTGAAAACTATAAATTCAGTAGTCTGGCTGCAGGGGTTGTGGTCGCGCGAAATATAGGTGAAGTATTGGGAGTGGACGGAACACTGTTGGCAGGTGGTGTTGCACTTGACGCTGCAGATTTGAATTTTGCGCCAAATCTTGAGGTTATCATTACTTCCTCAATTGTAGAAAACAATGTTTTTGTCCTGCGGACAACAGATATTTATTATGCAAATCGCGCGGACAAGCATTTATACATTCCAGCAAATTCACAGCGTAATACTGACGTGTTCAGTGAGCCTTTCTATCAACTGAAATAATATTGAATCAATGTGATAATGAATAAAAAGAAATGGTTAATTGCAGGGGTGCTAGTATTTATTGTCTTCTTTAGCATCACGTTTATAAAAAACTGGAGTGTTGCTGTATCTGGTAACCTCGTTGAAAAGTATGCTCCTGTGATCAAGCGATTAAAAAATGATCCCAAATCAGCGCGTATTCAATGCCCAGAAATGATTACGAAGTTAGAAAAAAGTTTGCCAGAACTGGCGCTAAGTAAAGACAAACTTCAAAAACCGCGCGCGCAAAAGTTGATTGCCGATTGTGCCTTTGCAATCGGTGATTATGAAAAGGCGATTGTGTATTTAAAAGCTTTGTACACGCTCGATCCAAATAATGCACAGTGGTATTGGAAGATTGCGGATGCTTACACGCGAGCTGGAAAGTTTGGCGATTCTTTAAATTATGCCCGTCTTTCGACGCAACTTGACCCGCAGAATTTCAAATATAACCTGTTACATGCCAGGATACTTGCAAAGCTTGGGCTAAAAAACAGGGCTGTCACAGCATATGCACAGACAATAAAGGTTGCTCCTTTTGACAAGATTGAGCCAACCAAAAAGGAGTTGGCTCGGTTTCTTGACAGAATCGAAGCTAAAAACGATGAAGATCAAAAGCAGGATGAGTAAATGCGCATTTTGATTATTAGTGCTCATCCAACCTTCCGACAGCAAGTACAGGCTGCATGTCTTAGGTTTGAAAATACTGCAGTCAGTCTCCGAACCGCGGAGTCTATGGGGCAAGGGATAGAGTTGGCGCTCCAGTTTGAGGCTCAGCTTGTTTTTCTTGATTTGACACGAAATCACGAAGCGGGGATGCTCACACTTGAACAGCTATCTCAGGTGAAAAATCGTCTGGTGGCAGTGAGTGCGGATAAGATGGGAACAGATCTTATGGCGCGTGCGATTCGAACAGGCGCTGGTGAGCTGCTTGCACAACCTGTTTCAGATGATGATGTATTTGCGATTATTGAAAAGGCAATGCACCTGCAAAGTGACAATGTTGTGTTGCAGCCGCTACGGTCAGGTAAATCTATCATGTGTTTTTCCAGTAAAGGGGGCGTTGGGAAAACCTCCATGTCCTGTAATCTTGCTGTTATCTTGAGTGAGATTTATGGCGCAGGAAAAATCGCGTTGATTGATGCCAACATTCAAGCGCCTAACGTTGCACCCATGCTCGATTTGCGCCCTGTAAGCTGGCTCAAGGATGCTGTTGCAGAATATAAACGTCTTGATAGCCAGTTGCTTGGTGATTTTATGACTACACATGAGCCGAGTGGTGTACATGTGCTGGCACACAATACTAATGATCCGCTTGGCGTTGACTACACAGAAGATCAACTGACAAAAATTCTATTGGTCGCAAAAGGAACTTATGAGTGGACTGTGGTTGACACATTTCCTCTGCTTTCAAGTTTAAATTTGTCACTCATGGATTTGTGTGACGAAATAATATTGGTGACTGAGGCTGTTGTTCCTTCTTTACGTAGTGCAAAACATAATCTGGAAATTCTTCAGCAGGCTGGCTATGGCGAAAATCGAATTCGTGTTGTTCTGAATAGATTCACTAATTTCGAAGGCAATATTTCACCTGAGTTGTGTGCCGAAGCTTTGGCATGGCCCATCGAGCAGATTATTCCATATGATGTTCACGCAACGATTGCAACAAATGCAGGTAAGCCATACACCCAAATGTATCCTGACAGGCGCATTAGCTCTGCTGTACGAAATTTGGCTGCAAAGATTGCGCAAACAGAGGTCATGGCAGAAACTGTCGAGACATCAATAGAGAAATATTGGCGGCAGTTCAAAAACTGGATGGACATTTAAATGGCAGAAGAACGGCTTGATAGCTTAAGATCAGAGCTCAGAAAGCACGAGACCAATCAATTTAGTTTGCTCTCTGAACGCTTGGTTGCACTCGGTCAAACTACTCTTGAATCCAATCTGCTGGCCGGTAAATCAGTACAGACCACTTCTGCATCCTCTTACTCTGAAGTTCGTCATCGGCTTCACAAGGGGCTCATTGAACTACTCAACCCGCAGGCCGTCAGTGTTGCATCATTAGACCAGATTGAGCTCGCGGTAAAAGAGTATGTTAATAATGCGCTTGATCAGGAAACTGTGCCTCTCAGTAGAATTGAAAGGGGGCGCTTGGTTGAGGACCTTATCTATGAGGTCATGGGGTTGGGTCCTCTTTCACCTTTAATGACTGACCGTACCATCTCGGATATTCTGGTGAATGGGGCCCACAATATTTATGTCGAAAAACATGGGTTGCTGGAGCTAACAGATGTGCATTTTCACGACGATGAGCATTTGATGCTGACCATAGAGCGCATTTTGTCTCGCGTGGGGCGTCGTGTCGATGAGTCCTCTCCGATGGCTGATGCGCGGCTCGCCGATGGTAGCCGTGTCAACGTGATTATTCCACCTCTGGCCCTCAAGGGGCCTACTATGTCCATACGCCGGTTCATGCGTAATATTTTGGATGTGAATGAGTTGGTGGCAGGTGGCTCGATGACCTTTGAGGCTGCGGAGTTTCTCAAGTTGGCAGTGAGAGCTCAGCTGAATATTGTGGTTTCAGGCGGCACTGGGTCAGGTAAAACCACCATGCTGAATTGCTTGTCGCAATACATCGGCGAAGGCGAACGCATTGTCACGATTGAAGACACGGCAGAATTGCAGTTGAATCAA contains the following coding sequences:
- a CDS encoding GIY-YIG nuclease family protein, with amino-acid sequence MLASQRNGTLYVGVTSNLVKRVWDHKSNLIDGFTKKYHVHHLVWYEQATTMQAAIAREKQLKAWKRQWKVELIETTNPYWNDLYEGLL
- a CDS encoding type II and III secretion system protein family protein — protein: MYPRLACFVFLMFALLGVVHAKNVSTIYVEAGFSVPVQLPEPATTIAIGNQEIISTSTLKPDLIIVNGQTAGATSITVFGRSGKLYEYRVQVGNDITQLRSMIRSLEKNVTVEDLNGTIVLKGTVSNPTALIRVLTLADRFVTGNNSLPDFSVISDRGGVLSGNLQEYETGVNEEISGVSPDPRLSIPTIPLAGGAGAGGAGGGGAGAGGGGAGGGGLRGGGVAGALRQPLMPIKGNLAQNISRGEIVVVGNGRVMSLIKVAKQPKVEIQMQIIGIDRNKTDSYGLDWRLDTQSNGRVVTVGSVMGDVSPSGGNSPDQLANNGFDPGNSSIFAFVNNPGKYALSAFMRFLQQKGAAKTLSNPLVTAVSGESASFLVGGNIPIPVQTQTVNQVTATTATNVRFIQFGLKLIVRPTVLENGKISIVLDQSISEPDYSQSITLLGARIPGFNQRSVSTLTESASGETWAVAGLLSEENTRNLSQIPWLSKVPVLGWLFKNSSDAKTRNELMILVNARVIEGDNNTKTSFEGEGDLAPSDNGGSAEQDNIPLPEEGGQLNKSVNVNEEPRKSRLNTGNTNDQVRSLDLPEVIAPPVNRGPKKPKYKEQPPAETGESYINQDSLAIYSPVIKDLLSRPLPRAGQEHQVVATSAKLIGIEGKLISYEEFPNPVFANNEQIQSPAENKPGVDGTVTDINQYSLTSVNQFSDSHFKNDQLHVEMANGSACSGFSTNHLGSGSTLAGHWMAGLIFTPIHAKIMNDSDGTYTAPIFAQGFEALSAKK
- a CDS encoding M48 family metallopeptidase, with the translated sequence MNKKKWLIAGVLVFIVFFSITFIKNWSVAVSGNLVEKYAPVIKRLKNDPKSARIQCPEMITKLEKSLPELALSKDKLQKPRAQKLIADCAFAIGDYEKAIVYLKALYTLDPNNAQWYWKIADAYTRAGKFGDSLNYARLSTQLDPQNFKYNLLHARILAKLGLKNRAVTAYAQTIKVAPFDKIEPTKKELARFLDRIEAKNDEDQKQDE
- a CDS encoding P-loop NTPase, which gives rise to MRILIISAHPTFRQQVQAACLRFENTAVSLRTAESMGQGIELALQFEAQLVFLDLTRNHEAGMLTLEQLSQVKNRLVAVSADKMGTDLMARAIRTGAGELLAQPVSDDDVFAIIEKAMHLQSDNVVLQPLRSGKSIMCFSSKGGVGKTSMSCNLAVILSEIYGAGKIALIDANIQAPNVAPMLDLRPVSWLKDAVAEYKRLDSQLLGDFMTTHEPSGVHVLAHNTNDPLGVDYTEDQLTKILLVAKGTYEWTVVDTFPLLSSLNLSLMDLCDEIILVTEAVVPSLRSAKHNLEILQQAGYGENRIRVVLNRFTNFEGNISPELCAEALAWPIEQIIPYDVHATIATNAGKPYTQMYPDRRISSAVRNLAAKIAQTEVMAETVETSIEKYWRQFKNWMDI
- a CDS encoding CpaF family protein, whose amino-acid sequence is MAEERLDSLRSELRKHETNQFSLLSERLVALGQTTLESNLLAGKSVQTTSASSYSEVRHRLHKGLIELLNPQAVSVASLDQIELAVKEYVNNALDQETVPLSRIERGRLVEDLIYEVMGLGPLSPLMTDRTISDILVNGAHNIYVEKHGLLELTDVHFHDDEHLMLTIERILSRVGRRVDESSPMADARLADGSRVNVIIPPLALKGPTMSIRRFMRNILDVNELVAGGSMTFEAAEFLKLAVRAQLNIVVSGGTGSGKTTMLNCLSQYIGEGERIVTIEDTAELQLNQRHVVQLEARPANTEGMGSVTIRDLVKNSLRMRPDRIIVGEVRGAEALDMLQAMNTGHDGSLATLHSNSPRDTLARLETMMLMAELDLPQRVLREQIASAVHLIVHVNRYADGGRRVSNISEITGLEEGTVLMQDIFITKREGDEMVMRSSGIIPNILKLMHERGVDVSHDLF